Proteins encoded in a region of the Leopardus geoffroyi isolate Oge1 chromosome E2, O.geoffroyi_Oge1_pat1.0, whole genome shotgun sequence genome:
- the ZNF276 gene encoding zinc finger protein 276 — translation MRARSRTGPNGAERRSRAETSERSPAELTRGSGPSGTYPGLAAQPTERGRAEPSGAELGRIGSSGAERGRAEPSRAEPCPAGLSGAERRARAVAAAAAMKRDRLGRFLSPGTAGQRGGSGGGGGGGGAAACGSGRTRGRPARSGPSVDEAAALVAARLGWGLARARGDTGEDGADEAGAGRALAMGHCRLCHGKFSSRSLRSISGRAPGESADRPPPGERVFIRDFQHLLGVAVHQDPALSQFVCKNCHAQFYQCHGLLKSFLQRVNVSPAGHRKTCTKVGAQPPPGAEEGACLVDLITSSPQGLRDLVAWVHGHAASCGALPSLQRTLSSEYCGVIQAVWGCDQGHDYTMDADSSCGALLLDSALAVKWTWDKEMAPWLTQHRGSNPTGAAPQSSQGRATTTPAETESLPGADAAPPPSDVNPVGPGLCPPPQPSFPPSGAPGRLGEKQVPSSTSDDRVKDEFSDLSEGDILSEDENDKKQSTQSSDESFEPYPEKKVSGKKSESKEAKKAEEPKMRKKPGPKPGWKNKLRCEREELPTIYKCPYQGCTAVYRGADGMKKHIKEHHEEVRERPCPHPGCNKVFMIDRYLQRHVKLIHTEVRNYICDECGQTFKQRKHLLVHQMRHSGAKPLQCEVCGFQCRQRASLKYHMTKHKAETELDFACDQCGRRFEKAHNLNVHMSMVHPLTQTQDKALPLEPPCGTTEGQAVKPEPT, via the exons ATGCGAGCGC GGAGCCGAACGGGGCCCAACGGCGCCGAACGGCGGAGTCGAGCGGAAACGAGCGAGCGCAGTCCAGCTGAGCTGACGCGAGGCTCTGGGCCGAGCGGGACGTACCCCGGCCTAGCGGCCCAACCAACAGAGCGGGGCCGAGCTGAGCCGAGTGGAGCCGAGCTGGGTCGAATAGGGTCGAGTGGAGCCGAGCGGGGCCGAGCCGAGCCGAGCCGAGCCGAGCCGTGCCCAGCGGGACTTAGCGGGGCGGAGCGCCGGGCCCGGGCTGTAGCCGCGGCCGCCGCCATGAAGCGGGACCGGCTCGGTCGCTTCCTGTCTCCTGGGACGGCGGGGCAGCGCGGGggctccggcggcggcggcggcggcggcggcgccgccGCCTGTGGCAGCGGCCGGACCCGTGGCCGCCCGGCCCGCAGCGGGCCGAGCGTGGACGAGGCTGCGGCCCTGGTGGCGGCTcggctgggctggggcctggcGCGGGCCCGCGGGGACACGGGCGAGGACGGCGCCGACGAGGCAG GAGCAGGCCGGGCGCTCGCCATGGGGCACTGTCGCCTCTGCCACGGGAAGTTCTCCTCACGGAGTCTCCGCAGCATTtctggcagggcacctggggagAGCGCAGACAGACCACCCCCGGGGGAGCGTGTTTTCATCAGGGACTTCCAGCACCTGCTGGGGGTGGCTGTCCACCAGGACCCAGCTCTGTCTCAGTTTGTCTGCAAGAACTGCCACGCCCAGTTCTACCAGTGCCACGGCCTCCTCAAGTCCTTCCTGCAGAGAGTCAACGTCTCCCCGGCGGGCCACCGGAAGACTTGCACAAA GGTCGGTGCCCAGCCCCCgccaggggcagaggagggagcgTGTCTGG TGGACCTGATCACTTCGAGCCCCCAGGGCCTGCGCGACTTGGTGGCCTGGGTGCACGGACACGCAGCCAGCTGCGGGGCCCTGCCTAGCCTCCAGAGGACACTGTCCTCCGAGTACTGCGGTGTTATCCAAGCCGTGTGGGGCTGTGACCAAGGCCACGACTATACCATGGACGCCGACTCCAGCTGTGGGGCTCTTTTGCTGGACAGTGCGCTGGCAGTCAAATGGACATGGGACAAGGAGATGGCCCCGTGGCTCACCCAGCATCGGGGGTCCAACCCTACTGGGGCTGCCCCTCAGAGCTCCCAGGGCAGAGCGACCACAACTCCAGCCGAGACCGAGAGCCTGCCCGGTGCGGACGCGGCCCCGCCTCCTTCAGATGTCAACCCTGTAGGGCCTGGCCTGTGCCCCCCACCTCAGCCAAGCTTTCCCCCAAGTGGGGCCCCAG GGCGGTTGGGTGAGAAGCAGGTTCCGTCTTCAACCTCGGATGATCGGGTAAAAGACGAGTTCAGTGACCTTTCTGAGGG AGACATCCTGAGTGAAGACGAAAATGACAAGAAGCAAAGTACCCAGTCGTCAGATGAATCCTTTGAACCTTACCCAGAAAAGAA GGTCTCTGGTAAAAAGAGCGAAAGCAAAGAAGCCAAGAAGGCTGAAGAACCAAAAATGCGCAAGAAACCGGGCCCCAAGCCGGGCTGGAAGAACAAGCTTCGCTGTGAGAG GGAGGAGCTGCCCACCATCTACAAGTGCCCTTACCAGGGCTGCACGGCCGTGTACCGCGGGGCCGACGGCATGAAG AAGCACATAAAGGAGCACCACGAGGAGGTCCGGGAGAGGCCGTGCCCCCACCCCGGCTGTAACAAGGTGTTCATGATCGATCGTTACCTGCAGCGCCACGTGAAGCTGATCCACACAG AGGTGCGGAACTATATCTGTGATGAGTGTGGCCAGACCTTCAAGCAGCGGAAACACCTTCTCGTCCACCAGATGCGCCACTCAGGAGCCAAGCCTCTGCA GTGTGAAGTCTGTGGGTTCCAGTGCCGGCAGCGGGCATCCTTGAAGTACCACATGACTAAACACAAGGCTGAGACCGAGCTGGATTTTGCCTGTGACCAGTGCGGCCGGAGGTTCGAGAAGGCCCACAACCTGAATGTGCACATGTCCATGGTCCACCCTCTGACGCAGACCCAGGACAAGGCCCTGCCCCTGGAGCCACCATGCGGGACTACGGAGGGCCAGGCTGTGAAGCCTGAGCCCACCTGA